TGCCGACAGCACGGGCTGACCGAGCTGGAGCCCGCGGCGCAGGAGCGGCTCGGCCGCCATAGCTATACCTCGGGCGACTACCTGACCGCCGCCGGCGCTTGGCTGCGTAGCCTGATGCTGTGCGGCAACAATCCGGCGCGCACCCGTACCCGCGCGCTCGCGCTGGTCGGCCTGGCCCATGTATGCAGTGCCTGCAACGACTGCCAGCGCTCGATCCGCTTCCTGCAGGCCGCCGACGCCCTGCTCGCCGACAGCGACGACATCTATTTGATCGCCAAGGTACGCATCACCTTGGGCTGGGATCTGCGCATGGTCGGTCGGCCCGCCGAAGCGATCGCGATGCTGGAAACCGCGCTGCAGCTATGCCGCGAACACGACTTCGGCCACTACCAGGCGGAACTGCTGTTGCGGCTTGCCGAGCTGCGACTGGAGGAAGGTGCGCTCGATACGGCCGAACAGATGCTGGAGGAAGCGCTGGAGCTGCTGGTGTTCACCCCGTCGCACTGGTGCGAGAGCAACGTACTCGCCACGCTATCGCAGGTACGCGAACGCCAGGGTGAGCCGGAACAGGCCGTGCAATTGCTGCAGCGGGCGATCGACATCGCCAACACCGATGGCATGCTGCACGTCGAGGCACGGTTGCGTCGGCAGTTCGCCGTGCTCGCGCTGGCACTGGATCGCCAGCCGCTGGCGGCAGACCAGCAACAGCGCGCCGCCGCACTGCAGGCGCAGATCGACGCGCAGTTGCCGGTCAACGGCGAAACCGACTGGGCGGTGATCGACGACGCGCTGGCCCGCTTCGCCAGCCCTGCCAACGCCGCTGCTGCCGATCAGCCACACGCTCATTGATGCACAAACAAAAAACCCCGCCGCAGCGGGGTTTTTGTCGAGTTGCCGGCTTACCAGACCTGCAGGTATTCCAGGATGCCCTCGGCGGCCTGACGGCCTTCGTACACCGCACGCACCACCAGATCGGCGCCACGCACCTGATCGCCACCGGCAAACACCTTGGGGTTGCTGGTCTGGTGCTTGTACTGCTGCTTGAACGGCGCAACGGTACGGTTCCAGTCGTCGGTCTTGATGTTGGCGGCGTCAAACCACGACAGTCGTTCGGCCTGGAAGCCGAAGGCGACGATCACATGGTCGCAATCGATGCCGCGCTCGGAACCGGCCACCACTTCGGGGCGACGACGACCCTTCTCGTCCGGCGCGCCCAAAGCGGTGGTAACGAGCTTGAGCTTGAGCGAGCCGTCGGCGTTCTGCTCGATGCCAACCGGTTGGCTGTTCCATTGAAACTCGACGCCTTCTTCCTTGGCGTTCTGCACTTCGCGCTTGGAGCCCGGCATGTTTTCTTCGTCGCGGCGATACGCGCAAATCACGCTCTTGGCACCCTGGCGGATCGAGGTGCGGTTGCAGTCCATGGCGGTATCGCCACCACCCAGCACCACCACGCGCTTGCCCTGCATAGCCTGGAACACCTCGCCCTCGGGCAGCGTGTTCATCGAGTTGCGCACGTTGTTGATCAGGAACGGCAGCGCTTCGAGCACGCCCGGCAGGGCCTCGCCCTCGAAG
This region of Chitinolyticbacter meiyuanensis genomic DNA includes:
- a CDS encoding tetratricopeptide repeat protein, yielding MLTTTPERAFALAEIDRITFDDPITASRLCQPLLAEARAAGDIVGIIRAATQLSLIEDQLGIREDGGLAIAEALALCRQHGLTELEPAAQERLGRHSYTSGDYLTAAGAWLRSLMLCGNNPARTRTRALALVGLAHVCSACNDCQRSIRFLQAADALLADSDDIYLIAKVRITLGWDLRMVGRPAEAIAMLETALQLCREHDFGHYQAELLLRLAELRLEEGALDTAEQMLEEALELLVFTPSHWCESNVLATLSQVRERQGEPEQAVQLLQRAIDIANTDGMLHVEARLRRQFAVLALALDRQPLAADQQQRAAALQAQIDAQLPVNGETDWAVIDDALARFASPANAAAADQPHAH